In Musa acuminata AAA Group cultivar baxijiao chromosome BXJ2-10, Cavendish_Baxijiao_AAA, whole genome shotgun sequence, a genomic segment contains:
- the LOC103969251 gene encoding ubiquitin-conjugating enzyme E2 variant 1D, which produces MDSEESRVVVPRNFRLLEELERGEKGIGDGTVSYGMDDADDIYMCSWTGTIIGPQNTVHEGRIYQLKLFCDKDYPDKPPAVRFQTRINMTCVNQETGMVEPGLFPMLANWQREYTMEDILLTLKKEMSAPQNRKLHQPPEGSDDQRMEQKDLAQRCAIL; this is translated from the exons ATGGACTCCGAGGAATCACGGGTTGTTG TTCCAAGGAACTTCAGATTGCTGGAAGAGCTTGAAAGGGGAGAGAAGGGCATCGGTGATGGTACTGTCAGCTATGGAATGGATGATGCTGATGATATTTATATGTGTTCTTGGACTGGAACCATTATAGGTCCTCAGAAT ACTGTTCATGAAGGGCGGATATATCAGTTGAAACTGTTCTGTGACAAAGACTATCCTGACAAACCCCCTGCTGTCCGGTTTCAGACACGGATAAACATGACATGCGTCAACCAGGAAACCGGGATG GTTGAACCTGGCCTATTTCCGATGCTTGCAAACTGGCAGAGAGAATACACCATGGAGGACATTCTACTGACCTTAAAGAAAGAGATGTCAGCTCCCCAGAACCGGAAGCTCCACCAGCCTCCAGAAG GAAGCGACGATCAGAGGATGGAACAGAAAGATCTAGCGCAAAGGTGTGCTATCCTTTGA
- the LOC103969252 gene encoding 21 kDa protein-like — MLPRTVLMSSFFFLLAFVTCTSVPMTPTSPDENTTEFIRARCGGTRYPDLCYTSLSGYAAAVQHSPLKLARVATNVTLARLRALCSHVSALRRASGAGHVAAALRDCAEELGDAADHVGRTATELRELESVEEPEVAWRVSSAQTWMSAALTYEGTCSDGFRNVGSGGTSSVEADVCRRVGKVKKYTSNALALVNGLVDGR, encoded by the coding sequence ATGCTTCCGAGGACGGTCCTCATGtcgtccttcttcttcctcctcgcctTCGTCACATGCACGTCGGTGCCGATGACGCCGACAAGCCCCGACGAGAACACGACGGAGTTCATCCGCGCCCGGTGCGGCGGCACCCGGTACCCGGACCTCTGCTATACGTCGCTCTCCGGCTACGCGGCCGCCGTCCAGCACAGCCCCCTGAAGCTCGCCCGCGTGGCCACCAACGTCACCCTCGCCCGCCTCCGTGCCCTATGCTCCCACGTCTCCGCCCTGCGTCGCGCCAGTGGCGCCGGACACGTGGCAGCGGCGCTGAGGGACTGCGCGGAGGAGCTGGGAGACGCGGCCGACCATGTGGGCAGGACCGCCACGGAGCTGCGGGAGCTGGAGTCCGTGGAGGAGCCGGAGGTGGCGTGGCGGGTGTCCAGCGCGCAGACGTGGATGAGCGCCGCCCTGACCTACGAAGGCACCTGCTCCGACGGCTTCCGGAACGTGGGCAGCGGCGGCACGAGTTCTGTCGAGGCCGACGTGTGCCGCCGGGTTGGAAAGGTGAAGAAGTACACCAGCAACGCCCTTGCTCTCGTCAACGGCCTTGTCGACGGCCGATGA